The Jannaschia sp. M317 DNA segment CGGCTTCGCCTGCCTGCGACGACGCCACGCAGTCGGGGCCGATGTTGGTGATCGACGGGGCGTTGCACCCGCGGTTCCTGCCCGACAGCACTTCGTTCAACCTGCGCAATGGCGTGGGGGCCAGTGACGATGGGCGGACCGTCCATTTCGTCATCTCCGACAGCCTTGTGACGTTCCACGATATGGGGACGCTGTTCCGCGACGTGCTGGGCGTGACGAACGCGCTCTATCTCGACGGCAGCGTGTCACGGCTCTATGCGCCCGGCATCGACCGGCATGACGGCGGTCGACAGATGGGGCCGATCCTGGCCGTGACGGAGAAATAAGATGGGCCGACGCAAAAAGGGACGCGCGATCCACGGCTGGGTCGTGGTGGACAAGCCTGCGGGCGTGGGGTCGACCCAGGTGGTGGGCAAGGTGCGCTGGGCCTTCGACGCGCAGAAGGCCGGGCACGCGGGCACGTTGGACCCCGATGCGACCGGCGTGTTGGCTGTCGCGCTGGGCGAGGCGACCAAGACCGTGCCCTATGTGACCGATGCGTTGAAATGCTACCGGTTTCGCGTGACCTGGGGGGCGGAGACGTCGACCGACGACGCCTCGGGCCGCATCCTGCGGCAGAGCGATCTGCGCCCGGCACCCGGCGCGTTGGCCGCGGCATTGACGGCCTTTCGGGGGGATATCCTGCAGGTTCCGCCCCAGGTCTCCGCCGTGAAGGTAGAGGGCGAGCGGGCCTATGACCTGGCGCGCGACGGCGTCGAGATGGACCTGGAGGCGCGGCCCCTGTTCGTCGACCGGCTGGAGATCTTGTCCGAAGACGCCGACGGTGCCGAGTTGGAGATGGTCTGCGGCAAGGGGGGCTACGTCCGGTCCATTGCGCGCGACCTGGGGCAGGCGCTGGGGTGTCTGGGCCACGTTACCTGGCTGCGCCGCGATTGGTCAGGCCCGTTCGATGCCGAAGGCGGCCTGTCGCTGGAAGAGTTGGAGCGCCTGGCCCGCACGCCAGAGCTGGACACCCATCTGCGCCCGTTGGAGCTGGGCCTTGACGGTTTGCCCGCCTTGCCGGTGGATGAGCTGGCCGCCGCGCGGATGCGCAACGGCAACCCGGCAGAGGTTCTGTCCGGCGCGGAGTATGGCGAAACCTGCTGGGCCTCGCGCGATGGACAGGCCGTGGCGATCGGGACCTATCGTGCGGGGCTGCTGCATCCGTCCAAGGTGTTCGTCACCTGAAACATTGAACGGGGGATGCCGGGGCAGGTGCGGGTGATTGTTACAGTCAATCACGGGAATACCCCGTCGGGCCCCGCCCCGGTGACCTCTGCGTGAGGGGGGCTGCCTGGGGCCGGCCCGGCAGGTGTAGGGATGTTGTCAAATGACATCTCACACACGGACCTGACCCCATGACCCATTCCACCCGCCACACCGCCTGGACCCTTTTGATTGCAGGGGCGCTTGCGACGATTGCA contains these protein-coding regions:
- the truB gene encoding tRNA pseudouridine(55) synthase TruB, with the protein product MGRRKKGRAIHGWVVVDKPAGVGSTQVVGKVRWAFDAQKAGHAGTLDPDATGVLAVALGEATKTVPYVTDALKCYRFRVTWGAETSTDDASGRILRQSDLRPAPGALAAALTAFRGDILQVPPQVSAVKVEGERAYDLARDGVEMDLEARPLFVDRLEILSEDADGAELEMVCGKGGYVRSIARDLGQALGCLGHVTWLRRDWSGPFDAEGGLSLEELERLARTPELDTHLRPLELGLDGLPALPVDELAAARMRNGNPAEVLSGAEYGETCWASRDGQAVAIGTYRAGLLHPSKVFVT